One Dysidea avara chromosome 7, odDysAvar1.4, whole genome shotgun sequence genomic region harbors:
- the LOC136260917 gene encoding centromere protein K-like: MARRSKEEINQTAKKLAQRSQLFRDSLQVFPRAEHDSLETAEELTKQCRELEDRLHHLQEEKASIASGNVDDVKYLLAKLEVWKQQKIEGTATTSGLLVQLQHVVQQQQTLLAITRGTRISLDQKLRREEKLLDEKYKMRTGLEEKLTNKQETTHAGVEVEGKIRTMTCHCDMLTQKLKHFLHTHISLPDKWPSGKGKQKTLDEIWKKSSTQNLIPPEEIVLALIEKTIESPYDPYLECNENLYPPFVQLLLVLGIIQRHPNNPALIRMTPYHYQ, from the exons ATGGCGCGGCGGAGTAAAGAGGAGATAAATCAGACG GCTAAGAAGTTAGCACAGCGCAGCCAATTGTTCAGAGATAGTTTACAAGTGTTTCCTCGAGCAGAACACGATTCTTTAGAGACTGCAGAAGAATTAACAAAACAGTGTAGGGAGCTAGAAGATCGACTACATCAT TTGCAGGAAGAGAAGGCCTCAATAGCATCAGGAAATGTTGAT GATGTAAAATATTTGTTAGCTAAACTTGAAGTGTGGAAACAACAAAAGATTGAAG GTACAGCTACCACATCTGGTCTACTAGTACAA CTGCAGCATgttgtacaacaacaacaaacattACTAGCCATCACTAGAGGAACAAGAATATCATTAGATCAAAAACTAAGAAG GGAGGAGAAACTGTTAGATGAGAAGTACAAGATGAGAACTGGTCTGGAAGAGAAACTGACCAACAAACAAGAAACAACACA TGCTGGAGTGGAGGTGGAAGGGAAGATCAGAACAATGACATGTCATTGTGATATGTTAACACAAAAACTG AAACATTTTCTTCATACTCATATCTCCCTGCCGGATAAATGGCCATCAGGAAAAGGAAAACAAAAG ACCTTGGATGAAATATGGAAAAAATCCTctacacaaaatttaataccCCCAGAAGAAATAGTATTA GCCTTGATAGAAAAGACAATAGAGAGCCCGTATGACCCCTACTTGGAATGTAATGAGAATTTGTATCCCCCCTTTGTACAGCTGCTGCTGGTACTGGGCATCATTCAGCGTCACCCAAACAATCCTGCATTAATACGAATGACCCCCTATCATTACCAATAA